A region of Anguilla rostrata isolate EN2019 chromosome 10, ASM1855537v3, whole genome shotgun sequence DNA encodes the following proteins:
- the top3b gene encoding DNA topoisomerase 3-beta-1 isoform X1 → MRTVLMVAEKPSLAQSIAKILSKGSCTSRKGLNGACSVHEYVASFSGQPARFKMTSVCGHVMSLDFIGKYNNWDKVDPAELFSKAPTEKKEANPKLNMVKFLQVEAKGCDTVVLWLDCDKEGENICFEVLDAVLPVMNKGYGGEQNVFRAKFSSITDTDICNAMNRLGQPNKNEALSVDARQELDLRIGCAFTRFQTKYFQGKYGNLDSSLISFGPCQTPTLGFCVERHDKIQSFKPETYWVIQAKVFKGKESPLTLDWDRVRVFDREVGQMFVNLTKTSREAMVASVSRKEKAKQRPLALNTVEMLRVASSSLGMAPQYTMQIAERLYTQGYISYPRTETTHYPENFDLKGTLRQQANNPFWADSVKALLAEGLNRPRKGADAGDHPPITPMRAASEGELGSDGWRLYEYITRHFIATVSQDCKYLQTTIAFSIGSEAFSCSGKTLISAGFTEVMPWQGIPEEESLPDCVKGDAFTVDEVKLVEKQTSPPDYLTEAELITLMEKHGIGTDASIPVHINNVCQRNYVTVESGRRLKPTSLGVVLVHGYYKIDAELVLPTIRSAVEKQLSLISLGKANFQQVLQHTLDIFKRKFHYFVDSLAGMDELMEVSFSPIAATGKPLSRCGKCHRFMKYIQAKPSRLHCSHCDETYSLPQNGAIKLYKELRCPLDEFELVLWTSGSRGKSYPLCPYCFSNPPFRDMKKGMGCNECTHPTCQHSLNSLGIGQCVECEGGVLVFDPTSGPKWKMACNRCNVVVHFFEHAHKVQVSADSCESCEASLVIVDFNKARSPLPGEETQHTGCVFCDALFQDLVELKHATMRHPMHRGGQARRQGGRGRGRRPGGRANPKKPKDKMAALAAYFV, encoded by the exons ATGAGGACGGTCTTGATGGTCGCGGAGAAGCCGTCTTTGGCACAATCCATCGCAAAAATCTTATCCAAAG GAAGCTGCACCAGCCGGAAAGGGCTGAacggagcatgctcagtacacGAGTACGTGGCCAGCTTCAGCGGACAGCCCGCCCGCTTCAAGATGACCTCCGTGTGCGGCCACGTGATGAGCCTGGACTTCATAG GGAAGTATAATAATTGGGATAAAGTGGATCCAGCAGAGCTGTTCAGCAAAGCGCCCACTGAGAAGAAAGAGGCAAACCCCAAACTCAACATGGTGAAGTTCCTGCAG GTGGAAGCTAAAGGCTGCGACACGGTGGTGCTGTGGCTGGACTGTGATAAAGAAGGAGAGAACATTTGCTTTGAG GTTCTGGATGCTGTACTGCCAGTGATGAACAAGGGTTACGGGGGTGAGCAGAATGTTTTCCGTGCAAAGTTCAGCTCCATCACCGACACAGACATCTGCAACGCCATGAACCGGCTCGGACAGCCCAACAAGAACGAGGCTCTGAGTGTGGATGCCCGGCAGGAGCTTGACCTGCGCATTGGCTGCGCCTTCAcccg GTTCCAGACGAAGTACTTCCAGGGCAAATACGGGAACCTGGACTCGTCCCTGATTTCCTTCGGGCCCTGCCAGACGCCCACGCTGGGGTTCTGTGTGGAGCGGCACGATAAGATCCAGTCCTTCAAGCCGGAGACGTACTGGGTGATCCAGGCCAAG gtgtTTAAAGGAAAAGAGAGCCCTCTCACGCTGGACTGGGACCGGGTTCGAGTCTTCGACAGGGAGGTGGGCCAGATGTTTGTCAACCTCACTAAAACTTCGAGAGAAGCCATG GTGGCGTCGGTGAGCAGGAAGGAGAAGGCCAAGCAGAGGCCGCTGGCACTCAACACGGTGGAGATGCTGAGAGTGGCCAGCTCCTCGCTCG gaaTGGCCCCCCAGTATACCATGCAGATAGCCGAGCGGCTGTACACTCAGGGGTACATCAGCTACCCCCGCACAGAGACCACACACTACCCCGAAAACTTTGACCTCAAGGGCACATTGCGCCAACAGGCTAACAACCCCTTCTGGGCAGACTCA GTGAAGGCTCTGTTGGCGGAGGGGCTGAATCGTCCCAGGAAGGGGGCAGATGCTGGAGATCACCCCCCCATCACACCGATGCGGGCGGCGTCTGAGGGCGAGCTAG GAAGTGATGGTTGGCGTTTGTACGAGTATATCACTAGACACTTCATCGCCACGGTCAGCCAGGACTGCAAGTACCTGCAAACCACCATCGCCTTCAGCATCGGCTCCGAGGCCTTCTCCTGCTCCGGGAAGACTCTGATATCGGCTG GTTTCACGGAGGTCATGCCCTGGCAGGGTATCCCGGAGGAGGAGAGCCTGCCGGACTGTGTGAAGGGAGATGCCTTCACGGTGGACGAGGTGAAGCTGGTGGAGAAACAGACCAGCCCCCCAGACTACCTGACCGAGGCAGAGCTCATTACCCTGATGGAGAAGCACGGCATCG GGACGGACGCCAGCATCCCTGTGCACATCAACAACGTCTGCCAGAGGAACTACGTCACCGTGGAGTCGGGGCGCAGACTCAAGCCCACGAGCCTGGGCGTCGTGTTGGTCCATGGCTATTACAAGATAG acgCAGAGCTGGTCTTGCCCACTATCCGCAGTGCGGTTGAGAAGCAGCTGAGCCTCATCTCACTGGGGAAGGCAAATTTCCAGCAGGTTCTGCAGCATACCCTCGACATCTTCAAGAGGAAGTTCCACTACTTTGTGGACTCTcttgcag gtatgGACGAGCTGATGGaggtctctttctctcccatcgCTGCCACAGGGAAGCCACTCTCCCGCTGTGGGAAGTGTCATCGCTTCATGAAGTACATCCAG GCCAAGCCCAGCCGGCTGCACTGCTCGCACTGCGACGAGACGTACAGCCTGCCGCAGAACGGCGCCATCAAGCTGTACAAGGAGCTGCGCTGCCCGCTGGACGAATTCGAGCTGGTGCTGTGGACCTCCGGCTCCCGTGGGAAGAGCTACCCGCTCTGCCCCTACTGCTTCAGCAACCCGCCCTTCCGCGACATGAAGAAAG GTATGGGGTGTAACGAGTGCACGCACCCCACCTGCCAGCACTCCCTGAACTCGCTGGGGATTGGccagtgtgtggagtgtgaggGCGGGGTTCTGGTGTTCGACCCCACCTCGGGGCCCAAGTGGAAGATGGCGTGTAACCGGTGCAACGTGGTGGTGCACTTCTTCGAGCACGCTCACAAGGTGCAGGTGTCGGCGGACAGCTGCGAGTCCTGCGAGGCGTCCCTGGTGATCGTCGACTTCAACAAGGCGCGCTCGCCGCTGCCGGGCGAGGAGACGCAGCACACGGGCTGCGTGTTCTGCGACGCGCTGTTCCAGGACCTGGTGGAGCTGAAGCACGCCACCATGAGGCACCCCATGCACCGGGGGGGGCAGGCCCGGCGGCAGGGGGGGCGCGGCCGCGGCCGACGCCCCGGGGGCAGGGCCAACCCCAAAAAACCCAAAGACAAGATGGCCGCCCTGGCGGCGTACTTTGTGTAG
- the top3b gene encoding DNA topoisomerase 3-beta-1 isoform X2, which translates to MTSVCGHVMSLDFIGKYNNWDKVDPAELFSKAPTEKKEANPKLNMVKFLQVEAKGCDTVVLWLDCDKEGENICFEVLDAVLPVMNKGYGGEQNVFRAKFSSITDTDICNAMNRLGQPNKNEALSVDARQELDLRIGCAFTRFQTKYFQGKYGNLDSSLISFGPCQTPTLGFCVERHDKIQSFKPETYWVIQAKVFKGKESPLTLDWDRVRVFDREVGQMFVNLTKTSREAMVASVSRKEKAKQRPLALNTVEMLRVASSSLGMAPQYTMQIAERLYTQGYISYPRTETTHYPENFDLKGTLRQQANNPFWADSVKALLAEGLNRPRKGADAGDHPPITPMRAASEGELGSDGWRLYEYITRHFIATVSQDCKYLQTTIAFSIGSEAFSCSGKTLISAGFTEVMPWQGIPEEESLPDCVKGDAFTVDEVKLVEKQTSPPDYLTEAELITLMEKHGIGTDASIPVHINNVCQRNYVTVESGRRLKPTSLGVVLVHGYYKIDAELVLPTIRSAVEKQLSLISLGKANFQQVLQHTLDIFKRKFHYFVDSLAGMDELMEVSFSPIAATGKPLSRCGKCHRFMKYIQAKPSRLHCSHCDETYSLPQNGAIKLYKELRCPLDEFELVLWTSGSRGKSYPLCPYCFSNPPFRDMKKGMGCNECTHPTCQHSLNSLGIGQCVECEGGVLVFDPTSGPKWKMACNRCNVVVHFFEHAHKVQVSADSCESCEASLVIVDFNKARSPLPGEETQHTGCVFCDALFQDLVELKHATMRHPMHRGGQARRQGGRGRGRRPGGRANPKKPKDKMAALAAYFV; encoded by the exons ATGACCTCCGTGTGCGGCCACGTGATGAGCCTGGACTTCATAG GGAAGTATAATAATTGGGATAAAGTGGATCCAGCAGAGCTGTTCAGCAAAGCGCCCACTGAGAAGAAAGAGGCAAACCCCAAACTCAACATGGTGAAGTTCCTGCAG GTGGAAGCTAAAGGCTGCGACACGGTGGTGCTGTGGCTGGACTGTGATAAAGAAGGAGAGAACATTTGCTTTGAG GTTCTGGATGCTGTACTGCCAGTGATGAACAAGGGTTACGGGGGTGAGCAGAATGTTTTCCGTGCAAAGTTCAGCTCCATCACCGACACAGACATCTGCAACGCCATGAACCGGCTCGGACAGCCCAACAAGAACGAGGCTCTGAGTGTGGATGCCCGGCAGGAGCTTGACCTGCGCATTGGCTGCGCCTTCAcccg GTTCCAGACGAAGTACTTCCAGGGCAAATACGGGAACCTGGACTCGTCCCTGATTTCCTTCGGGCCCTGCCAGACGCCCACGCTGGGGTTCTGTGTGGAGCGGCACGATAAGATCCAGTCCTTCAAGCCGGAGACGTACTGGGTGATCCAGGCCAAG gtgtTTAAAGGAAAAGAGAGCCCTCTCACGCTGGACTGGGACCGGGTTCGAGTCTTCGACAGGGAGGTGGGCCAGATGTTTGTCAACCTCACTAAAACTTCGAGAGAAGCCATG GTGGCGTCGGTGAGCAGGAAGGAGAAGGCCAAGCAGAGGCCGCTGGCACTCAACACGGTGGAGATGCTGAGAGTGGCCAGCTCCTCGCTCG gaaTGGCCCCCCAGTATACCATGCAGATAGCCGAGCGGCTGTACACTCAGGGGTACATCAGCTACCCCCGCACAGAGACCACACACTACCCCGAAAACTTTGACCTCAAGGGCACATTGCGCCAACAGGCTAACAACCCCTTCTGGGCAGACTCA GTGAAGGCTCTGTTGGCGGAGGGGCTGAATCGTCCCAGGAAGGGGGCAGATGCTGGAGATCACCCCCCCATCACACCGATGCGGGCGGCGTCTGAGGGCGAGCTAG GAAGTGATGGTTGGCGTTTGTACGAGTATATCACTAGACACTTCATCGCCACGGTCAGCCAGGACTGCAAGTACCTGCAAACCACCATCGCCTTCAGCATCGGCTCCGAGGCCTTCTCCTGCTCCGGGAAGACTCTGATATCGGCTG GTTTCACGGAGGTCATGCCCTGGCAGGGTATCCCGGAGGAGGAGAGCCTGCCGGACTGTGTGAAGGGAGATGCCTTCACGGTGGACGAGGTGAAGCTGGTGGAGAAACAGACCAGCCCCCCAGACTACCTGACCGAGGCAGAGCTCATTACCCTGATGGAGAAGCACGGCATCG GGACGGACGCCAGCATCCCTGTGCACATCAACAACGTCTGCCAGAGGAACTACGTCACCGTGGAGTCGGGGCGCAGACTCAAGCCCACGAGCCTGGGCGTCGTGTTGGTCCATGGCTATTACAAGATAG acgCAGAGCTGGTCTTGCCCACTATCCGCAGTGCGGTTGAGAAGCAGCTGAGCCTCATCTCACTGGGGAAGGCAAATTTCCAGCAGGTTCTGCAGCATACCCTCGACATCTTCAAGAGGAAGTTCCACTACTTTGTGGACTCTcttgcag gtatgGACGAGCTGATGGaggtctctttctctcccatcgCTGCCACAGGGAAGCCACTCTCCCGCTGTGGGAAGTGTCATCGCTTCATGAAGTACATCCAG GCCAAGCCCAGCCGGCTGCACTGCTCGCACTGCGACGAGACGTACAGCCTGCCGCAGAACGGCGCCATCAAGCTGTACAAGGAGCTGCGCTGCCCGCTGGACGAATTCGAGCTGGTGCTGTGGACCTCCGGCTCCCGTGGGAAGAGCTACCCGCTCTGCCCCTACTGCTTCAGCAACCCGCCCTTCCGCGACATGAAGAAAG GTATGGGGTGTAACGAGTGCACGCACCCCACCTGCCAGCACTCCCTGAACTCGCTGGGGATTGGccagtgtgtggagtgtgaggGCGGGGTTCTGGTGTTCGACCCCACCTCGGGGCCCAAGTGGAAGATGGCGTGTAACCGGTGCAACGTGGTGGTGCACTTCTTCGAGCACGCTCACAAGGTGCAGGTGTCGGCGGACAGCTGCGAGTCCTGCGAGGCGTCCCTGGTGATCGTCGACTTCAACAAGGCGCGCTCGCCGCTGCCGGGCGAGGAGACGCAGCACACGGGCTGCGTGTTCTGCGACGCGCTGTTCCAGGACCTGGTGGAGCTGAAGCACGCCACCATGAGGCACCCCATGCACCGGGGGGGGCAGGCCCGGCGGCAGGGGGGGCGCGGCCGCGGCCGACGCCCCGGGGGCAGGGCCAACCCCAAAAAACCCAAAGACAAGATGGCCGCCCTGGCGGCGTACTTTGTGTAG